One Streptomyces dangxiongensis genomic window, GTAGCCGGTGATGTTCTTCAGGCCCCCGACGAAGCCGTGCTTCTTGAACGTCAGGTACATCCACAGGATGTAGACGATGGCCGCCAGACCCGCGGGGAACGCGATCATGGAGGTCACCGGGAACTGCGCCACCGGGACGATGGACCACAGGTTCATGATCCAGATGAAGAAGAACAACGACACCATGAGCGGCACGTACTTCTCGCCCTGGCGCTTGCCGAGGGTCTCGAAGACGATGCCGCGGCGCACGAAGTCGTAGCCGGCCTCGCCGATCATCTGGACCTTGCCCGGCACGAGCTTGGGCTTGGCGAACGCGGCCCAGAAGAAGCCCACGATCGCGATCGTGCCGAGCAGGGCGAGGAGCATCGGCTTGTTGAACTCGAACCCGCCGACGGTGAACAGCGGCTCGAAGACAAAGGAATGCAGGCCGGGGGCCGGGAACCCACATCCGGAGAAGATGTGACAGTCGGACTCAAAGGCGAGCACCTGCGTCGGGTCAGCACTCACCGCGGGCTCCTTCATCGTGGCGCATAAGTACGGCAACCTCGTTGTGTCGGCGCGGCACTGGGCCGCGGTTCGGCACGGGACTGGTGTTACGGATGTGGGGGCGGCTGTGGGGCATCTCGCCTCGCGACTGAACAGGCGTCAGCTCAGATGCCCGCGCCCGCGATGCCGCAGTTGGCACCGGACGATAGCAGGATCTCCCGTGCGCCTTTATCCCGGCCCTACCCCTCACGACGAGTGCCCTGTCTTCTCGGGCCTGCCGCCCTCGGAGGAGGCGTCGGGTTCGACGTAGAGGATCTTGGCCTTCATGTGGGCACGCGTCTGCGCGGTGATCCACGCGACGGTGGTGACCACGAGGACGATGGCGAAGGCGCGGGGATTGAACAGCGTGGTGTCCCTGAACACGGCCACGAAGATGACCAGCAACAGGAGCTGGGCCGTGTAGAGCAGCAGGCCCATGCCCTGAAAAAGCTGCGGAAGCGATTTGGCGGTGCGCTGCAGGACGTAGAGACCGAGTCCCATGAAGACGAAGACGACCAGCGTCGCGACGACGGCTCCGATCGCTCCCTTGCCCCCCGCGACCACACCGCTGACGACGGCGGCGATCGCGCCGACGACAGCCGTGGGCACGGCGGCCTGGGCCAGGATCTGGGCGTCATTGGACGGCATGGCGGCAACTCCGCTTTCACAGGGGGCAGGGTGTCGTCATGGACGAGCGTAGTCCCGGACTGAGTGGTGAGACCTCACACCGATGGCCCGTCGCACTGCGGCCCTTCGGTTCTACCCGGGGTTCTCGTGAACCGTATCACAAACTATTTGATGAGGTCTTTACCTGGTCGGTGTGCTGACTGTCACACATGAGAGTGAGCGCGCGCGTCTGTGCAGGAACTGAGCCTTCTTGTCTGGTAATGGGGCGCTTTGCTCCCCCACGACTTGGCAATGCTCTAGTCAGATTCTTACCTTGCCGCCCTGGCACGACCGGGGGCCGCGGGGATGGTCCCCCGCGGCCCCCGGTCGCGTGCATGCGCCCGTGCGCCTTACGCCGCCGATTCCTCCCGTGCCTCACCGGCCAGCCTGAGCGCCTCCTCTATGAGGGTCTCCGCGATCCTCGACTCCGGTACGGTCCGCACGACCTTGCCCCGGACGAAGATCTGTCCCTTGCCGTTGCCGGAGGCCACACCCAGGTCAGCCTCCCTGGCCTCACCCGGGCCGTTGACCACGCACCCCATCACGGCGACCCGCAGCGGGATGTCCATGCCCTCCAGAGCGGCCGTCACCTCGGCGGCCAGGCGGTAGACGTCCACCTGGGCCCGGCCGCACGACGGACAGGAGACGATCTCCAGCTTGCGCGGACGCAGACCGAGCGCCCGCAGGATGTGAAGGCCCACCTTGACCTCCTCCACCGGCGGGGCCGACAGCGACACCCGGATCGTGTCGCCGATGCCCTGCCGGAGCAGGGCGCCGAAGGCCACGGCCGACTTCACGGTGCCCTGGAAGGCCGGGCCCGCCTCGGTGACGCCGAGGTGCAGGGGGTAGTCGCAGGCCTCGGCCAGCAGCTCATAGGCACGGATCATCACCACCGGGTCGTGGTGCTTCACCGAGATCTTCAGGTCGTGGAAGTCATGCTCGGCGAAGAGCGAGGCCTCCCACAGCGCGGACTCCACCAGCGCCTCGGGAGTCGCCCTGCCGTGCTTGGCCAGCAGCCGGGCGTCCAGGGAACCGGCGTTGACCCCGATCCTGATCGGGGTGCCCCGGTCCTTGGCGGCGCGGGCAATGGCCGCCACCTGGTCGTCGAACTTCCTGATGTTGCCCGGGTTCACCCGGATCCCCGCGCAGCCGGCGTCGATGGCGGCGAAGACGTACTTCGGCTGGAAGTGGATGTCGGCGATGACCGGCAGGGACGACTTCGCCGCGATGACGGGCAGCGCGTCCGCGTCGTCCGGCGACGGGCAGGCGACCCGGACGATGTCGCAGCCCGCCGCGGCCAGCTCGGCGATCTGCTGCAGGGTCGCGTTCACATCGGCCGTGACCGTGGTGGTCATCGACTGCACGGCGATGGGGAAGTCACCACCGACGCCCACCCGGCCCACGCGCAGTGCGCGGGTCCTGCGGCGCTCCCCCAGGGTCTGCGGCGGTACGGCGGGCATCCCGAGCTGAACCGTCATTCTCCTCTGCTCCTCCTGATCGGCGTGGTGTCCCCGGACCGGCCCAGCGCCCGCAGGGCCCGGCTGAGGATCCCGTCGGGCGTGAGACCGCTGCGCGCGAGGATGTCCTCGCGCCGCCCCTGGGCCAGGAACCGCTGCGGCAGGCCCATGACCTGGACCGGACGGCGGGCTCCGGCGTCCGTGAGCGCCTGGGCGAGGGCGGCCCCGGCACCGCCGGCCCGGCCGCTGTCCTCGACGCTCACCACCGCCCGGTGCGCGAGCCCCAGGTCGATCAGCTCGGGCGCGACCGGCATGATCCAGCGCGGGTCCACCACGGTGACGCCGATGCCCCGCCGCCGCAGCAGCTCCGCGGCGGCCAGGCAGACCGGGGCGAGCGGGCCGACGGACACCAGCAGGACGTCGGCGTCCTCGCCGGAGCGATGCAGCACGTCGAGGCCGGCGACCGTGTCCACCGCGGGCACCGGCTCGGGCACCACGCCCTTGGGGAACCGCACCGCGGTGGGCGCGTCGTCGACCGCGACGGCCTCGCCCAGCGCGCGGCGCAGGGTCGCGGCGTCACGCGGGGCGGCCACCCGCAGCCCGGGTACGAGCGGGAACAGGGACAGGTCCCACATGCCGTTGTGGGAGGGGCCGTCGTCACCGGTCGCCCCTGCCCGGTCCAGCACGAAGGTGACGGGCGCGCGGTGCAGCGCGACGTCCATCAGCAACTGGTCGAAGCCCCGGTTGAGGAACGTGGCGTAGACGGCCACGACCGGGTGCAGGCCGCCGAGCGCCAGTCCGGCGGCCGAGGTGACGGCGTGCTGCTCCGCGATACCCACGTCGAAGGTCCGCTCGGGGAAGCGCCGGGCGAACGCGGTCAGCCCGGTCGGCTCCAGCATGGCCGCGGTCAGGGCGACGATGTCGGCCCGCCGCTCGCCCAGGTCGGCCAGTTCCGCCTCGAACACCGAGGTCCACGACGCCCGCTTCACCGCGGGCGCGCCACCGGGGGCGGGCCGGGCGCGGACGGCGTGGCAGCGGTCGGCCTCGTTCCGCTCGGCGGGGGCGTGTCCGTGTCCCTTCCGGGTCACGCAGTGCACGACCACCGGCCGGCGCAGGGCGGCGGCCCCGCGCAGCGCCTCCTCCAGGGCCTCGATGTCATGGCCGTCGACCGGTCCGAGCTGGACCAGCCCCAGGTTGTCGAAGAGGCCGGGCACACCGGCCGGGCGGTCGGCGGCGCGGCGCGCCGCGAGGTGCTCGGCGATGCCGCCGACGGTCGGCGCGTAGCTGCGGCCGTTGTCGTTGAGGACGATGACGACGGGGCGGTGCGGCGCCGCCGCGATGTTGTTCAGCGCCTCCCAGGCCATGCCCCCGGTAAGGGCGCCGTCACCGATCACCGCGACGACCGCCCGGTCGGTGACCCCGCGCAGCGCGTGCGCCTTGGCCAGGCCGTCGGCGTACGACAGGACCGTGGAGGCGTGGGAGTTCTCGATGACGTCGTGCGGGGACTCCTCCCGCGCGGGATATCCGGACAGGCCCTCGGGCTGGCGCAGCGCGTCAAAGGCGTCGGCGCGGCCGGTCAGGATCTTGTGCACGTACGTCTGGTGGCCGGTGTCCCACAGAAGGGTGTCGCGGGGCGAGTCGAAGACGCGGTGCAGGGCGAGGGTCAGTTCCACCACGCCCAGGTTCGGTCCGAGGTGGCCCCCGGTGCGGCTGACCTTGTCGACGAGGAAGCGGCGGATCTCCCCGGCGAGTTCCCGGAGCTGCTCCGTGGTCAGGGCGCACAGGTCCTCGGGACCGCGCAGCGCGGCGAGTGAGGTGGCAGGGCGTTCGACGCTGGTCGTCACGGCGCTCACCGGTCCTCGTCGGCCAGCGGCGTGCGCGGCGCCCGCCCGGTCTCCGGGTCGGCCAGTCGCGTGGGCATGGCGAAGACCACGTCCTCCGGGGTTCCGTCGTCCACCCGGACGTCGGTGTGCCCGAGCGCGGTCAGACGGTCCACCAGGCCGCGTACCAGGATCTCGGGCGCACTCGCGCCGGCGCTGACGCCGACCGTGCCGGCCGAGTCCAGCCACCGCTCGTCCAGGCGCGTGACGTCGGGGACGAGGTGGGCGGGGCAGCCCTCGCGGCGGGCGACCTCCACCATCCGCTGGGAGTTGCTGGAGTTCTCGGATCCGACCACGAGGACCACGTCGCAGGAGCGCGCCAGGGACTTCACCGCGTTCTGGCGGTTCTGGCTCGCGTAGCAGATGTCGTCTCCGTGCGGGCCGACGATGTCGGTGAAGCGCCGGTGCAGGGCCTGGACGACCTCGGCGGTCTCGTCGAAGGACAGTGTCGTCTGGGTCAGGTACGCCACCGGGGCGTCCTCGGGGACGTCCAGCCGCTCGACGTCCTCGGCGCTCTCGACGACCAGGGTCCGGGCCGGCGCCTCGCCCCGGACCCCCTCGACCTCTTCGTGGTCCTCGTGCCCGACCAGCAGGATGGTGCGCCCGTCGCGGGCGAACCGGACCGCTTCCTGGTGCACCTTCGCCACCAGGGGGCAGGTGGCGTCGATGACGTCGAGCCGCCGCGCGGTCGCGCCCGCCCGCACCTGCGGGGAGACGCCGTGGGCGGAGAAGACGCACACGGCGCCCTCGGGGACCTCGTCCTCGCTGTCGACGAAGACCGCGCCGCGCCGCCGCAGTTCGCCGACGACATGGTGGTTGTGCACGATCTCCTTGCGGACGTACACGGGCGCGCCGTACAGGTCCAGGGCGCGTTCGACGATGCCGATGGCGCGCCGGACGCCCGCGCAGAAGCCGCGGGGTTCGGCGAGGAGGACGCGCGGGTGGGGCGTCGTCTGCTCGGTGGTCATTGGGGCCTTCCTTGCGTCTGGAGTTCCGTACGGGGGTGCGCCTCGTGAGCGCGCCAGAGGGCGGCGTAGTGCCCGCCCAGCGCCAGGAGTTCGTCGTGCGTTCCGTCCTCGCACACGCAGCCGTGGCGCAGCACGAGGACGCGGTCGGCGCGGGCGGCCAGGGCGAGCCGGTGTGTGATGACCAGCGTGGTGCGCCGGGCCGCGAGCCGGTCGGTGGCGGCGTCGACCATGGCCTCGGTGGCGGGGTCCAGGGCGGACGTCGCCTCGTCGAGGAGCAGCACGGCGGGCGCGGCCAGCCGGGTCCGGGTGAGGGCGATCAACTGGCGCTGGCCCACGGAGAGGTCGCCTCCGCCTTCGGTGAGCCGGTGCCGGTAGCCGTCGGGCAGCGCCGTGATGAAGGAGTGGGCCCCGGTCAGCCGGGCCGCCGTCTCGATCTCGTCGTCCGTGGCGTCGTCCCGCCCGTAGGCGAGGGCGTCCCGGACGGTTCCGGCGAACAGGTAGGGCTCCTGGGGTATGAGGCCGAGCCGTTGCCGGTAGGCGCTCAGGGCGAGTTCGCGGATGTCCTGCCCGTCGACGAGGACGGCGCCCGCGGTGGGGTCGTAGAAGCGCGCGACCAGCTTCAGCAGGGTCGACTTGCCCGACCCGGTCTCGCCGACGACGGCCACCCGCTGTCCGGCGGGGATCCGGACGCTGACGCCGGTCAGGGCGGCCGGCCGGGCCGCGGGGCCGGCGGTGTCCGCGTACCGGAAGTGGACGTCGTCCAGCACGATCTCCCCCCGCAGCGGGCCGACGGGGCGGGGGTGCGCGGCCTGCGGTGTGCCGGTGGGCAGCCGCAGCAGCTCGTCGATCCGGTCGAGGGAGACCCGCGCCTGCTGGAAGGTGTCGAAGAGCTGGGAGATCTGCTGGACGGGGACGAAGAACAGCTCCAGGTACAGCAGGTAGGCGACGAGTGTGGCCGCGCTCATGGAGCCGTCCCGGACGTGCCGCGCACCGAAGGCCAGCAGGCCGGCCGTACAGACGGCGGCCAGGCACTCGATGAAGGGGAAGTACAGCGCCATCAGGTACTGCGAGCGGATCCGCGCCCGCCGGACGGCGTCGCTCTGTGCGGTGAACCGCCGCAGGAACGCCCCTTCCTGGCGGAAGGCCTGGATGACGGGCATGCCCTGCGCGCCCTCCTGGAGGGCGGCGTTGACCGTGGCGGTCCGCTCCCGCGCCAGCCGGTAGGCGGCCAGCGACCGGCGGCGGAACACGGTCGTGGCCAGGTACAGGGCGGGCAGCAGAAGCAGCGCCGCCAGGAGCAGGACGGGGTTGGCGACCAGCAGGAGGACCAGGACTCCGCCCATGGTGAGCAGGCCGGCGAGGAAGCCCGTCAGCCCCGTCTGCACGAAACCGGAGACGGCGTCCACGTCGGTGGTCATCCGGGTGAGGGTCCGGCCGTCGGCCTCCCGCTCGTAGTGGTCCAGGCCCAGGCGGTGCAACTGGGCGGCCATGCGGACCCGCAGGGCGTACAGCAGGCGCTCGCCGGTGCGTCCGGTGACCCGCAGGGAGCCGTGCTGGACCAGCCAGCGCAGCAGTGTGACGGCCAGGGCGGCGGCGCACGCCGCCGACAG contains:
- the ispH gene encoding 4-hydroxy-3-methylbut-2-enyl diphosphate reductase, coding for MTTEQTTPHPRVLLAEPRGFCAGVRRAIGIVERALDLYGAPVYVRKEIVHNHHVVGELRRRGAVFVDSEDEVPEGAVCVFSAHGVSPQVRAGATARRLDVIDATCPLVAKVHQEAVRFARDGRTILLVGHEDHEEVEGVRGEAPARTLVVESAEDVERLDVPEDAPVAYLTQTTLSFDETAEVVQALHRRFTDIVGPHGDDICYASQNRQNAVKSLARSCDVVLVVGSENSSNSQRMVEVARREGCPAHLVPDVTRLDERWLDSAGTVGVSAGASAPEILVRGLVDRLTALGHTDVRVDDGTPEDVVFAMPTRLADPETGRAPRTPLADEDR
- the atpB gene encoding F0F1 ATP synthase subunit A; translation: MKEPAVSADPTQVLAFESDCHIFSGCGFPAPGLHSFVFEPLFTVGGFEFNKPMLLALLGTIAIVGFFWAAFAKPKLVPGKVQMIGEAGYDFVRRGIVFETLGKRQGEKYVPLMVSLFFFIWIMNLWSIVPVAQFPVTSMIAFPAGLAAIVYILWMYLTFKKHGFVGGLKNITGYDKSLGAVLPVIVVIDFFSNVVIRPFTHAVRLFANMFAGHLLLLTFSIGSWYLLNGVGIVYAGASFVMTILLTAFELFIQAVQAYVFVLLACNYVQGALAEHH
- the ispG gene encoding flavodoxin-dependent (E)-4-hydroxy-3-methylbut-2-enyl-diphosphate synthase → MTVQLGMPAVPPQTLGERRRTRALRVGRVGVGGDFPIAVQSMTTTVTADVNATLQQIAELAAAGCDIVRVACPSPDDADALPVIAAKSSLPVIADIHFQPKYVFAAIDAGCAGIRVNPGNIRKFDDQVAAIARAAKDRGTPIRIGVNAGSLDARLLAKHGRATPEALVESALWEASLFAEHDFHDLKISVKHHDPVVMIRAYELLAEACDYPLHLGVTEAGPAFQGTVKSAVAFGALLRQGIGDTIRVSLSAPPVEEVKVGLHILRALGLRPRKLEIVSCPSCGRAQVDVYRLAAEVTAALEGMDIPLRVAVMGCVVNGPGEAREADLGVASGNGKGQIFVRGKVVRTVPESRIAETLIEEALRLAGEAREESAA
- a CDS encoding 1-deoxy-D-xylulose-5-phosphate synthase; protein product: MTTSVERPATSLAALRGPEDLCALTTEQLRELAGEIRRFLVDKVSRTGGHLGPNLGVVELTLALHRVFDSPRDTLLWDTGHQTYVHKILTGRADAFDALRQPEGLSGYPAREESPHDVIENSHASTVLSYADGLAKAHALRGVTDRAVVAVIGDGALTGGMAWEALNNIAAAPHRPVVIVLNDNGRSYAPTVGGIAEHLAARRAADRPAGVPGLFDNLGLVQLGPVDGHDIEALEEALRGAAALRRPVVVHCVTRKGHGHAPAERNEADRCHAVRARPAPGGAPAVKRASWTSVFEAELADLGERRADIVALTAAMLEPTGLTAFARRFPERTFDVGIAEQHAVTSAAGLALGGLHPVVAVYATFLNRGFDQLLMDVALHRAPVTFVLDRAGATGDDGPSHNGMWDLSLFPLVPGLRVAAPRDAATLRRALGEAVAVDDAPTAVRFPKGVVPEPVPAVDTVAGLDVLHRSGEDADVLLVSVGPLAPVCLAAAELLRRRGIGVTVVDPRWIMPVAPELIDLGLAHRAVVSVEDSGRAGGAGAALAQALTDAGARRPVQVMGLPQRFLAQGRREDILARSGLTPDGILSRALRALGRSGDTTPIRRSRGE